In Desulfosediminicola ganghwensis, a single window of DNA contains:
- a CDS encoding VOC family protein translates to MQVTNSIHGIHHITAITGSAPANLTFMEQVLGLRLVKQTVNFDDPFTYHLYYGDHQGNPGTIVTFFPWENAPKGRPGPGMISSIAFTIPWRAFGYWQEHLRAQGIDVIEQQRFSETVLQFSDSEGLTYELITCDHQEYNQNGIIGLHSVTALATSLDHSRGLLEDTMFMGYVGEEAGRHRFALKSPDRSIQYYDVLLTPELPDGLQGRGTVHHIAFRCSSDSEQREWQERLLKRDYPVSPVRDRKYFRSIYFREPGGVLFEIATDPPGFAVDEDIAQLGLQLQLPGEYEPMRGEIEKRLAPLRAVEYIYTYSEPPKPPTTEQTIVAFHGTGGDEHDLIPLARTIAPDAAIISPRGQVTEHGMKRFFRRFSSGVFDEDDIRKRSEDLNSFLGRVSLQYRRNPQQLIALGYSNGANIAAALLLLHPQLFASAILVRPMLPITVPVPVDLTGHNTLILKGTEDRIIPAASTDQLIDTLRQYGARVHVAEIQADHNITPTDIEIARKWLQNRQSTEPATA, encoded by the coding sequence ATGCAAGTAACCAATTCTATTCATGGCATCCATCACATCACTGCTATTACCGGATCTGCTCCGGCAAACCTCACCTTTATGGAGCAGGTTCTTGGCCTCAGGCTCGTTAAACAGACCGTGAATTTCGACGACCCGTTCACATACCACCTCTATTACGGCGATCACCAGGGTAATCCCGGCACAATAGTCACCTTTTTCCCATGGGAAAATGCACCAAAAGGAAGGCCTGGGCCAGGCATGATCAGTTCAATAGCCTTCACGATACCCTGGCGAGCATTCGGGTATTGGCAAGAGCACCTCAGAGCCCAGGGTATAGACGTGATAGAGCAACAGAGATTTAGCGAGACTGTGCTGCAATTTTCAGATTCCGAGGGATTGACCTATGAATTGATAACCTGCGACCACCAGGAGTATAACCAGAACGGAATCATTGGTCTTCATTCCGTCACCGCCCTGGCAACCTCCCTGGATCACTCGAGAGGACTGCTTGAAGATACCATGTTTATGGGCTATGTAGGGGAAGAAGCCGGGCGCCACCGCTTTGCTCTGAAATCGCCGGACCGCTCTATCCAGTATTACGACGTACTGCTCACACCTGAGCTGCCCGACGGGTTACAGGGACGCGGCACAGTCCATCATATCGCCTTCCGCTGCAGCTCCGACAGTGAACAGAGAGAATGGCAGGAACGACTGCTCAAGCGAGACTACCCGGTAAGCCCGGTGCGGGATCGCAAATATTTCCGCTCAATTTATTTTCGCGAACCGGGCGGTGTTCTATTTGAAATCGCAACCGATCCTCCCGGCTTTGCCGTTGACGAAGATATCGCCCAGCTTGGCTTACAATTGCAATTGCCTGGCGAGTATGAACCCATGCGTGGCGAAATCGAAAAGCGTTTGGCTCCACTCCGGGCTGTTGAATATATTTATACTTATTCAGAACCTCCCAAACCGCCTACAACAGAGCAAACAATAGTCGCTTTCCACGGTACTGGTGGAGATGAACATGACTTGATTCCACTGGCCAGAACCATAGCACCAGATGCTGCGATTATCAGCCCCCGCGGTCAGGTGACTGAACACGGCATGAAGCGATTTTTCAGACGTTTTTCGTCTGGTGTTTTCGATGAAGACGATATCCGAAAACGAAGTGAAGATCTGAACAGCTTCCTTGGCCGGGTCTCTCTCCAATATCGACGGAATCCCCAACAACTCATTGCGTTGGGATATTCTAATGGTGCCAACATCGCTGCAGCATTGCTCTTACTCCATCCACAACTCTTTGCCAGCGCCATACTGGTACGCCCCATGCTGCCTATCACCGTACCTGTGCCGGTGGATCTCACTGGCCACAATACACTGATATTAAAAGGAACGGAGGATAGAATTATTCCGGCTGCGAGTACAGACCAACTCATAGATACTCTCAGACAATATGGTGCCAGGGTGCACGTGGCTGAAATCCAGGCTGACCACAATATCACTCCAACAGATATTGAAATTGCCAGGAAGTGGCTACAAAACCGACAATCGACTGAGCCCGCAACAGCCTGA
- a CDS encoding MarR family winged helix-turn-helix transcriptional regulator gives MYTGSRIRLIFGRANKAIEQLDKRSIAQTGLNTTDFMILEALLHKGAMPISKIADKVLLTSGSMSTAANRLEKRALVQRVRDPADGRSYYLHLTKAGKQIITAAYSSHCKMLERLIEGFNQNELSELASLLKKIGLQAEQITDEPNTTTR, from the coding sequence ATGTATACCGGGTCACGCATCAGGCTGATCTTCGGCAGAGCCAATAAAGCTATTGAACAGCTGGATAAAAGGAGCATTGCCCAAACCGGGCTCAACACCACCGATTTCATGATCCTGGAAGCCCTGCTGCATAAAGGGGCTATGCCGATCAGCAAGATCGCCGACAAGGTATTGCTGACCAGCGGCTCAATGAGCACTGCCGCTAATCGCCTTGAAAAAAGAGCGCTGGTCCAGCGGGTCCGCGACCCGGCGGACGGCAGATCCTACTACCTGCATTTAACCAAAGCAGGCAAACAGATAATTACCGCGGCGTACAGCTCCCATTGCAAAATGCTGGAACGCCTGATTGAAGGTTTTAACCAGAATGAGCTCAGTGAACTGGCCTCACTTCTTAAAAAAATTGGTCTGCAGGCCGAGCAGATTACAGATGAACCAAACACGACAACCCGCTAG
- a CDS encoding hydrolase, protein MNRKKLEVLTPDNSQLIFIDHQPQMAFGVQSIDRQLLKNNVVALAKAARIFEIPTIITTVETESFSGHTYPELLDVFPEQELLERTSMNSWDDRKVRDALVQNSRNKVVVSGLWTEVCNCTFALSAMLEGDYEIYMVADASGGTSLDAHNYAMDRMVQAGVVPVTWQQVLLEWQRDWARKETYDATIALVQEHSGAYGMGVDYAYSMVHKTPKRGNFHGKTIPPKAA, encoded by the coding sequence ATGAACAGGAAAAAACTCGAAGTTCTCACACCTGATAACAGTCAACTCATCTTTATAGATCACCAGCCGCAGATGGCCTTCGGTGTGCAGTCTATAGACAGACAACTACTAAAAAACAATGTGGTGGCGCTTGCCAAAGCTGCCAGGATTTTCGAAATTCCCACCATCATCACCACTGTTGAGACAGAAAGTTTTTCCGGCCATACCTACCCTGAATTACTTGATGTTTTTCCGGAACAAGAATTACTGGAGAGGACTTCCATGAACTCATGGGACGACCGGAAAGTACGGGACGCCCTTGTTCAAAATAGTAGAAATAAAGTAGTTGTCTCCGGGCTCTGGACAGAAGTATGCAACTGTACCTTCGCCCTCTCTGCAATGCTTGAAGGTGACTACGAAATCTACATGGTGGCCGATGCCTCAGGCGGAACATCCCTTGACGCTCATAACTACGCGATGGATCGAATGGTACAAGCCGGAGTGGTACCGGTGACCTGGCAGCAGGTACTCCTTGAATGGCAAAGGGACTGGGCCCGCAAAGAAACATATGACGCAACCATCGCTCTGGTTCAGGAGCATAGCGGTGCCTATGGCATGGGGGTGGATTATGCGTACAGCATGGTACATAAGACTCCCAAACGAGGCAACTTTCATGGTAAAACAATCCCTCCTAAGGCTGCGTGA
- a CDS encoding cation:proton antiporter: MYANLAVICIFVFIYSVTSGVIGRSLISGAIMFTAFGLVSGPLGFDLLSLDIEAEGLKSLAELTLALVLFSDAANADLKVLRQNFRIPQRLLCIGLPLTIISGILVGGIIFRDLGWLEIAILATILAPTDAALGAAVVTDKKVPVNLRESLNIESGLNDGICVPVLLTFLTVATDSVEQGKPLLIAFQYTFEEIGIGLIVGGLLAVGGSLLINYCKNRNWINEDWQELPVIALSLSCFSLAQLAGGSGFIAAFCGGLIFGGMVREHKHQYLLAAEGAGDGLSLITWTVFGCSVVSSTIGSFGWQSIIFALLSLTVIRMLPVYVALSATALNTSDKLFIGWFGPRGLATIVFAVMIFNSQLPHKAEIVITAVCCVILSIIGHGISAHPLIAVLSRRHGK; this comes from the coding sequence ATGTATGCAAATCTGGCGGTAATCTGCATTTTTGTATTTATTTATAGTGTAACCAGCGGCGTAATTGGGCGATCGCTTATCAGCGGGGCAATTATGTTTACAGCCTTTGGCCTGGTATCCGGTCCGTTGGGCTTTGATCTGCTCAGTCTCGACATTGAAGCAGAGGGGCTGAAATCTCTAGCAGAGCTGACCCTTGCGCTCGTACTTTTCAGTGACGCTGCCAATGCTGACCTCAAAGTCCTGAGACAAAATTTCCGTATTCCACAAAGGCTGCTGTGTATCGGTCTGCCTTTAACCATCATCTCCGGCATACTTGTCGGAGGGATAATCTTCCGGGACCTTGGCTGGTTGGAAATCGCCATACTGGCAACTATACTCGCTCCAACCGATGCAGCTTTAGGTGCTGCGGTGGTGACAGACAAAAAAGTTCCGGTCAACCTGCGCGAAAGCCTTAATATTGAAAGCGGCCTCAACGATGGCATTTGTGTCCCGGTTCTGCTCACCTTTCTGACTGTTGCCACCGATAGTGTTGAACAGGGCAAACCACTGCTGATCGCTTTTCAGTACACATTTGAAGAAATCGGGATTGGATTAATTGTTGGCGGACTGCTGGCAGTTGGCGGCAGCTTGCTGATCAACTACTGTAAAAATAGAAACTGGATCAATGAAGACTGGCAGGAGCTACCGGTTATTGCCCTTTCTCTTTCATGTTTTTCCCTTGCTCAACTGGCGGGCGGCAGCGGTTTCATCGCGGCCTTCTGTGGCGGCCTGATCTTTGGTGGCATGGTCAGAGAACATAAACATCAGTATCTTCTCGCGGCAGAAGGTGCCGGGGATGGCTTGTCTCTTATCACCTGGACGGTTTTCGGTTGCAGTGTGGTCAGCAGCACCATAGGCAGTTTTGGTTGGCAGAGTATCATCTTCGCCCTGCTCAGCTTGACAGTTATTCGAATGTTACCTGTATATGTCGCACTCTCAGCCACAGCCTTGAATACTTCCGATAAGCTTTTTATTGGATGGTTTGGTCCCAGAGGGCTGGCGACCATTGTCTTCGCTGTAATGATTTTCAACAGCCAACTTCCCCATAAGGCCGAGATCGTCATAACTGCTGTCTGCTGCGTTATCCTGAGCATCATCGGCCACGGCATCTCCGCTCACCCCCTCATCGCAGTTCTTAGCCGCCGTCATGGTAAATGA
- a CDS encoding YgjV family protein: MSLFLISQIIVGIAVIADIASFQLKHRSSILTCLAISCFLISIHFMCLEHWTGAWLFMLNAIRYTVTIFTTARLLLWVFLFFCGAIFCSTYAGLLSVLSLGAAILSTVASFSSTDKLLRELIFCGTCFWIMHNILAGSPGAVALESCFMVSNVIGYYRYYLRSRPVNSPA, encoded by the coding sequence ATGTCCCTTTTTCTCATTTCGCAAATCATTGTCGGCATAGCTGTCATAGCTGATATTGCTTCTTTTCAGCTTAAGCACCGATCCAGTATCCTTACCTGCCTTGCTATCTCCTGCTTTCTCATTTCGATTCATTTCATGTGTCTCGAGCACTGGACCGGAGCGTGGTTGTTTATGCTCAACGCCATCAGGTATACAGTCACAATATTCACCACCGCCAGACTGCTTCTCTGGGTATTTCTCTTTTTCTGTGGAGCGATCTTCTGCAGCACCTACGCCGGACTGCTTTCCGTACTGAGCTTAGGTGCCGCAATCCTGAGTACTGTCGCCTCATTCAGTAGTACAGATAAGCTGCTGCGTGAACTGATATTCTGCGGGACCTGCTTCTGGATTATGCATAACATCCTTGCCGGATCTCCCGGAGCAGTGGCACTGGAATCGTGCTTCATGGTTTCCAACGTGATTGGTTACTATAGATATTACCTCCGTTCCCGGCCTGTTAATAGTCCGGCATAG
- a CDS encoding YMGG-like glycine zipper-containing protein, whose protein sequence is MNRKATTLYLCLLISTFVLGCANMTPTQKGAAVGGAVGAIGGQIIGGSTGATLIGAGAGALGGALLNDALNK, encoded by the coding sequence ATGAACAGAAAAGCTACTACTCTCTACCTCTGCCTCCTCATCTCAACTTTTGTTCTCGGCTGTGCCAATATGACCCCCACCCAAAAAGGGGCGGCAGTAGGCGGTGCAGTAGGGGCTATTGGCGGACAGATTATAGGAGGGAGTACCGGAGCAACCTTGATAGGCGCTGGTGCCGGTGCACTGGGCGGCGCCCTGCTCAATGACGCTCTCAACAAATAG
- a CDS encoding DUF488 domain-containing protein: MSIRIVRLGSDRAGNEGIRIGTVRRPPRGIPKAEFSSGNWYDVWLPNLSPSPETMKMGRSATTEKEWLAFKKKYLAEMAQADKIRVIEMLAVMSHNSNFSVGCYCENEARCHRSILRDLLLQYGAEIEG, translated from the coding sequence ATGAGTATTCGAATTGTAAGACTTGGAAGTGACAGGGCCGGGAATGAAGGTATTCGCATAGGTACCGTGCGTCGTCCGCCCCGTGGTATACCCAAAGCAGAGTTTTCCTCAGGTAACTGGTACGATGTCTGGCTTCCTAATCTCTCTCCGAGCCCGGAAACGATGAAGATGGGCAGGAGCGCAACGACCGAGAAAGAATGGCTTGCCTTTAAAAAGAAGTATCTGGCAGAGATGGCCCAAGCTGATAAAATTCGAGTCATCGAAATGTTGGCTGTCATGTCCCACAACAGCAATTTTTCGGTAGGCTGTTACTGTGAGAACGAAGCACGATGCCATCGCTCGATTCTAAGAGATCTCCTGCTACAATATGGTGCAGAGATTGAGGGATAA
- a CDS encoding trimeric intracellular cation channel family protein, whose translation MQWANWNILFAMMATVAFASTAVLAIREDKDLDVFGAIVLGLITAVGGGTIRDLILDVPVFWSLDLNYIWVGVGTSILAFYGRRLFTKRHIYSLMLYLDGFGAALFGIQATAKVWDLGFGLPAAPVILGIVTAIGGGLMRDVLAGRTTLLMKAELYAVPVTIGGIAFVMVLHYLPDYREIGSIICILATFAWRGAAIHWNLRMPMLARTGGERR comes from the coding sequence ATGCAATGGGCGAATTGGAATATTCTGTTTGCAATGATGGCAACCGTGGCGTTTGCGTCTACAGCGGTATTGGCCATTCGGGAAGATAAGGATCTCGATGTCTTTGGTGCCATTGTTCTCGGTTTAATCACCGCTGTTGGCGGTGGTACCATTCGTGACCTTATTTTGGATGTACCGGTGTTCTGGTCCCTCGATCTGAACTATATCTGGGTTGGAGTCGGTACCTCGATTCTGGCATTTTATGGACGACGCCTTTTTACCAAACGTCATATCTATAGCCTGATGCTCTATCTAGATGGTTTCGGGGCGGCATTATTCGGCATACAGGCAACCGCCAAGGTGTGGGATCTCGGCTTTGGCCTACCTGCTGCACCTGTGATCCTGGGTATCGTTACAGCCATTGGTGGTGGACTGATGCGGGATGTATTGGCGGGTCGCACCACCCTGCTGATGAAGGCGGAGCTTTATGCAGTGCCTGTAACAATCGGTGGCATAGCTTTTGTGATGGTCCTCCATTATCTCCCTGACTACAGAGAAATCGGGTCTATTATCTGTATCCTGGCAACCTTTGCCTGGCGTGGGGCGGCAATTCACTGGAATTTGAGAATGCCCATGCTTGCCAGAACTGGTGGGGAGAGGCGGTAG
- a CDS encoding adenylate/guanylate cyclase domain-containing protein gives MSGKISHIVKAFVHRLKSLLTKSSQEEMLGEVLVKKGIISEKQLYSSLEQQKRVLHESGKVVPLGLIIVEQENIAEEDIIDAVNDHYDLSISSLSDNLRILVGKIRANLSEEVPSPRIPIWLQLSVATMIVLAVSISVLSYVIMERQREQLYAQTVKLGTVSLNYVANNAKVPLLNGDTLSLNTLINNVASVEGHYYAFILNNEGMIKAHTNHAKIDKPFTPFTAVESPFIKGQVSYFNYTLPGKGHVLNLSMPIVFQDKKLGEVHVGLSIDFIHNLFVNERAFLAAVALAIIFVSMVVAVLFSFRFSRPVSKLVEATSEIARGNYNFKLDLKRNDELGTLGGAFNVMGSELYRQSVMRESFGKYVGPEVLDMIMKNPAESWLKGRKNEASVLFADVRGFTAYSEGREPEEVVEKLNQFFSIATEVILEHGGYIDKFIGDSVLAVFGVPVYRQNHTRRCVMAAMDMQDRLACASLDGNPLLDRVGIGIMSGVVVAGNIGSQVKMEYTVIGDSVNVASFLSNLAGPGEVVVGGSSEKELIEFIDVESMAPQKIKGREGLVQAYKLIYAK, from the coding sequence ATGTCGGGAAAAATTTCACATATTGTCAAAGCCTTTGTTCATCGGCTGAAAAGTCTGCTGACCAAATCGTCCCAGGAAGAGATGCTGGGTGAAGTGCTTGTAAAGAAGGGCATTATTTCAGAGAAACAACTTTATTCTTCTTTGGAGCAACAAAAGCGGGTTTTGCATGAGAGTGGCAAGGTCGTACCGTTGGGGCTGATTATTGTTGAGCAGGAGAATATTGCCGAAGAAGATATTATCGATGCCGTCAATGATCATTATGACCTCTCGATCTCATCTTTATCCGACAACTTACGGATACTGGTTGGTAAAATACGGGCGAATCTGTCAGAGGAAGTACCATCCCCACGTATTCCGATCTGGCTTCAGCTGTCAGTCGCAACCATGATTGTACTGGCAGTGTCCATATCTGTTCTCAGCTATGTGATTATGGAGAGGCAGAGGGAACAACTGTATGCTCAGACAGTGAAGCTGGGAACTGTCAGTCTCAACTACGTCGCTAATAACGCAAAAGTACCGTTGTTAAATGGTGACACTCTGTCGCTGAATACCCTCATAAACAACGTCGCCTCGGTTGAAGGTCATTATTATGCTTTCATTTTGAACAACGAGGGGATGATAAAGGCCCATACCAATCATGCGAAGATCGATAAACCATTTACACCATTTACTGCAGTAGAATCGCCTTTTATAAAAGGTCAGGTTTCCTACTTTAATTACACCCTGCCTGGAAAAGGTCATGTGCTTAACCTCAGCATGCCGATTGTGTTTCAAGATAAGAAACTCGGTGAGGTACATGTGGGATTGTCGATAGACTTTATCCATAACCTGTTCGTCAATGAACGTGCGTTTCTTGCTGCTGTTGCCTTGGCGATAATCTTCGTAAGCATGGTTGTTGCCGTCTTGTTCAGCTTCCGTTTTTCCAGGCCTGTGTCGAAACTGGTCGAGGCCACCTCGGAGATTGCCAGGGGGAACTATAATTTCAAACTCGACCTCAAACGAAATGACGAGCTGGGAACCCTGGGTGGGGCGTTTAACGTGATGGGAAGTGAGTTGTACCGGCAGTCTGTTATGAGGGAATCATTCGGCAAGTATGTCGGGCCGGAGGTTCTCGATATGATCATGAAGAACCCGGCAGAGTCATGGCTTAAAGGCAGAAAGAACGAAGCCTCGGTCCTGTTTGCCGATGTCAGGGGGTTCACTGCCTATTCCGAAGGCAGGGAGCCGGAAGAGGTGGTGGAGAAACTCAACCAGTTTTTTTCAATTGCCACTGAGGTTATTCTTGAACATGGCGGCTATATCGATAAATTTATAGGTGATTCTGTGCTGGCTGTATTCGGTGTGCCGGTGTACAGGCAGAATCACACCAGACGGTGCGTTATGGCGGCGATGGATATGCAGGACAGACTCGCCTGTGCATCCCTGGATGGCAACCCGTTGTTAGACCGGGTCGGGATAGGCATAATGTCAGGTGTCGTTGTCGCCGGTAACATAGGTTCACAGGTCAAGATGGAATACACAGTGATAGGCGACAGCGTCAATGTTGCCTCTTTCCTGAGCAATCTTGCTGGTCCTGGTGAGGTTGTGGTCGGTGGTAGCAGTGAAAAAGAACTCATTGAATTCATAGATGTGGAGTCGATGGCGCCTCAAAAAATAAAAGGCAGAGAAGGGTTGGTCCAGGCATATAAGCTTATTTATGCGAAATAA
- a CDS encoding 4Fe-4S dicluster domain-containing protein, translating into MLFCVFAKSELRHLFEVLSYNCLVGPTVKETSPESWPLYAYEQVFDFADLAFEHTTTSHSPKKYFLPHRLTMASYALNDQSWRKEVHFTPETPVVFFGMHACDINALNRLDKVLLDSTYPNPFYAARRRNTFIVGTSCSPQPFCFCESMDCETVLHGCDLFITDIGELYFCEIRSSAAYQVLQGISTKEAKSEHHALFIQAAKKRKAQFTSQMDTTDLVMILDMEFQAEVWHEWGRRCLSCGTCASVCPTCYCYGTEQLIDLTLGSARKEMRLYSCNLVDFAEVAGGFNFRPESATRLKYRYYHKHRGFVEAFEESLCVGCGRCGQACLADIAPVDVIASVRREAEEDG; encoded by the coding sequence ATGCTTTTTTGCGTCTTTGCCAAAAGTGAACTCAGACATCTCTTCGAGGTGCTCTCCTATAACTGCCTGGTAGGTCCTACTGTTAAGGAGACTTCACCGGAGAGCTGGCCCCTCTACGCCTACGAGCAGGTATTCGATTTTGCAGACCTCGCCTTCGAACATACCACCACCTCCCATTCCCCTAAGAAGTATTTTCTGCCGCACAGGCTGACCATGGCGTCCTATGCCCTTAACGACCAGAGCTGGCGAAAGGAGGTGCACTTCACCCCTGAGACCCCTGTGGTCTTTTTCGGCATGCACGCCTGCGATATCAATGCTCTCAACAGGCTGGACAAGGTGCTTCTGGATAGTACCTACCCGAACCCTTTTTACGCGGCCAGGCGCCGCAACACCTTTATCGTCGGCACCAGCTGCTCCCCTCAACCTTTCTGTTTCTGCGAATCCATGGACTGCGAAACGGTGCTGCATGGCTGCGACCTGTTCATCACCGATATCGGCGAACTCTATTTCTGCGAAATCAGGAGCTCCGCCGCCTATCAGGTACTGCAGGGGATTAGCACAAAAGAGGCGAAAAGTGAACACCATGCCCTTTTCATCCAGGCGGCGAAGAAGCGAAAAGCACAATTCACCAGCCAAATGGACACCACCGACCTGGTCATGATCCTGGATATGGAATTTCAAGCGGAGGTCTGGCATGAGTGGGGACGACGCTGCCTCTCCTGCGGCACTTGCGCGAGTGTCTGTCCCACCTGTTACTGCTATGGCACAGAGCAGCTCATCGACCTCACACTTGGCAGCGCCCGAAAAGAGATGCGCCTCTACTCCTGTAATCTCGTTGATTTTGCCGAAGTGGCGGGAGGCTTCAATTTTCGCCCCGAGAGCGCCACCCGCCTGAAATACCGATATTATCACAAGCACAGGGGGTTCGTTGAAGCTTTCGAAGAATCTCTTTGCGTCGGCTGCGGCCGTTGTGGCCAGGCATGTCTGGCCGACATTGCCCCGGTCGATGTGATAGCGAGCGTACGCAGGGAGGCAGAAGAAGATGGATAG
- a CDS encoding FAD/NAD(P)-binding protein: MDRNVPVVDILAADHIHRRKSDLMRYEYCHEAEITSISPLIDSVKLYRIRLLDPAVHSTFSFVPGQFVMLEVPGIGEAPFSISSSPSRRGDLELCIRSVGTLTSFLARCERGLRVGISGPFGTSYPLERMKGSNMLFIAGGLGTVPLRSALLAVLENRSRYARVDFLCGAKNPAFLLFADEYESWRNTDIGVQCIVDEPDEGWSGQVGMITSLVDQFLSSGISLSDTWYAIVCGPPVMFKAVCSTLLAAGLPMHHMFVSLERRMHCGKGKCCRCNVGSTYTCLDGPVFDFWSVVNLKEAI, from the coding sequence ATGGATAGAAACGTCCCCGTGGTCGATATTCTCGCCGCAGATCACATTCATCGGCGAAAATCTGATCTGATGCGTTACGAGTACTGCCACGAAGCCGAAATAACGTCGATCTCGCCACTCATCGATTCAGTGAAACTCTACCGCATACGGTTGCTCGACCCGGCGGTTCACTCGACATTTTCTTTTGTCCCCGGTCAGTTTGTCATGCTCGAGGTGCCCGGCATCGGGGAAGCTCCCTTTTCCATATCTTCCAGCCCATCACGGCGGGGCGACCTCGAACTGTGCATCAGGTCGGTGGGCACCCTCACCTCCTTTCTTGCCCGATGCGAGCGGGGACTACGGGTGGGTATCAGCGGCCCCTTCGGCACCTCCTACCCGCTGGAACGCATGAAAGGCAGCAACATGCTCTTCATCGCCGGCGGCCTGGGAACCGTCCCGCTTCGCTCGGCCTTATTGGCGGTGCTGGAAAACCGCAGCAGATATGCCAGGGTAGATTTTCTCTGCGGAGCGAAAAACCCCGCATTCCTGCTCTTTGCCGACGAGTATGAAAGCTGGCGGAATACGGACATTGGAGTGCAATGTATCGTCGATGAACCCGACGAAGGCTGGTCCGGCCAGGTCGGCATGATCACCTCCCTGGTCGACCAATTCCTGTCGTCAGGTATCAGCCTCTCTGACACCTGGTACGCCATCGTCTGCGGACCACCGGTGATGTTCAAGGCGGTCTGCAGCACACTGCTCGCCGCCGGTCTGCCCATGCACCACATGTTCGTCTCCCTGGAGCGCAGGATGCACTGCGGCAAGGGCAAGTGCTGCCGTTGCAATGTCGGCTCCACCTACACCTGTCTCGATGGGCCGGTGTTCGATTTCTGGTCGGTCGTAAACCTCAAGGAGGCTATCTGA
- a CDS encoding NADH:ubiquinone oxidoreductase has product MQKGLSYLGRNLPRPRVAFFEFTSCEGCQLQLLNDEHNLLDFLNLLEIVTFREAMTSASDQYDIAFVEGSISCSEEVAQLQEIRTRAATLVALGSCACFGGINQLRNRFSDSDWPSRLVYGDSTIPMTPLPKVLPLHALVEVDLQIFGCPIHKGDVERIVTNLVVGKKISHPNYPVCMECTAAGHICLFEHGEACLGPVTRAGCNAWCPAERSGCQGCRGPAEVANLEELEQIFQQRGIPLEVMLDYLECHGGFPEWSARLRQKLATATTQHTS; this is encoded by the coding sequence ATGCAAAAAGGACTCTCATACCTGGGCAGGAACCTCCCACGTCCCCGGGTTGCCTTCTTTGAGTTCACCTCCTGCGAAGGGTGCCAGCTGCAGCTGCTCAACGACGAGCACAACCTGCTCGATTTCCTGAATCTCCTGGAAATTGTCACCTTTCGTGAGGCCATGACCTCCGCCTCCGACCAGTATGATATCGCCTTTGTCGAGGGCAGCATAAGCTGTTCGGAAGAGGTGGCGCAACTGCAGGAGATACGAACCAGAGCGGCCACCCTGGTGGCTCTCGGCAGCTGTGCCTGTTTTGGCGGCATCAACCAGCTTCGCAACAGATTCAGCGACAGCGACTGGCCCAGCCGGCTGGTCTACGGCGACAGCACCATTCCCATGACGCCCCTGCCCAAGGTGCTCCCGCTGCATGCCCTGGTCGAGGTGGACCTGCAGATATTCGGCTGTCCCATTCACAAGGGTGACGTCGAACGGATCGTCACCAACCTCGTTGTCGGCAAAAAGATCAGTCATCCCAATTACCCGGTATGCATGGAATGCACTGCCGCCGGCCATATCTGTCTTTTTGAACATGGCGAGGCGTGCCTCGGCCCCGTGACCCGTGCCGGCTGCAATGCCTGGTGCCCCGCGGAACGCTCCGGCTGTCAGGGCTGCCGGGGCCCCGCCGAAGTCGCCAACCTTGAAGAGCTCGAGCAGATCTTTCAACAACGGGGAATTCCGTTGGAGGTTATGCTCGACTACCTGGAATGCCACGGTGGTTTTCCCGAATGGTCTGCCCGGCTCCGACAGAAACTGGCAACCGCCACAACACAGCATACGTCATGA